A genomic stretch from Thunnus maccoyii chromosome 19, fThuMac1.1, whole genome shotgun sequence includes:
- the capslb gene encoding calcyphosine-like b isoform X2, whose protein sequence is MAGTSRHDREMSMNAKRQLNQCSDPVERLRLQCLARGSSGIKGLGRTFKIMDDDKNRSLDLKEFLKGLNDYGILMDKQEATTLFQHFDRDGSGSIDFDEFLFTLRPAMSKARREVVMQAFRKLDKTGDGVITVEDLRGVYNAKYHPKYQNGEWTEDQVFRTFLDSFDSPYDKDGKVTQEEFMNYYAGVSASIDTDVYFIVMMRNAWKL, encoded by the exons ATGGCGGGGACGTCCAGACATGACAGAGAGATGTCGATGAACGCCAAGCGGCAGCTGAACCAGTGTTCAGACCCGGTGGAGAGACTCCGGCTGCAGTGTCTCGCCAGAGGATCGTCCGGGATCAAAGGTCTGGGCAG AACCTTCAAAATAATGGACGACGATAAGAACCGCTCGCTGGACCTGAAGGAGTTTCTGAAGGGTTTGAACGACTACGGGATCCTGATGGACAAACAGGAAGCCACGACTCTCTTTCAGCACTTCGACCGCGACGGCAGCGGATCCATCGACTTCGACGAGTTCCTCTTCACTCTCAGG CCGGCCATGTCCAAGGCCAGGAGGGAGGTGGTCATGCAGGCGTTTCGGAAGCTGGATAAGACGGGCGACGGGGTGATCACCGTCGAAGACCTGCGGGGGGTTTATAACGCCAAGTACCACCCCAAGTATCAGAACGGGGAGTGGACCGAGGATCAGGTGTTCAGGACGTTCCTGGACAGCTTTGACTCTCCGTATGACAAAGACGGAAAG GTGACCCAGGAGGAATTTATGAATTATTATGCTGGCGTGAGTGCGTCCATCGATACGGATGTCTACTTTATTGTGATGATGAGAAATGCCTGGAAACTCTGA
- the capslb gene encoding calcyphosine-like b isoform X1 has protein sequence MAGTSRHDREMSMNAKRQLNQCSDPVERLRLQCLARGSSGIKGLGRTFKIMDDDKNRSLDLKEFLKGLNDYGILMDKQEATTLFQHFDRDGSGSIDFDEFLFTLRPAMSKARREVVMQAFRKLDKTGDGVITVEDLRGVYNAKYHPKYQNGEWTEDQVFRTFLDSFDSPYDKDGKVTKEEFVNYYCGVSASIDSDVYFILMMRNAWKL, from the exons ATGGCGGGGACGTCCAGACATGACAGAGAGATGTCGATGAACGCCAAGCGGCAGCTGAACCAGTGTTCAGACCCGGTGGAGAGACTCCGGCTGCAGTGTCTCGCCAGAGGATCGTCCGGGATCAAAGGTCTGGGCAG AACCTTCAAAATAATGGACGACGATAAGAACCGCTCGCTGGACCTGAAGGAGTTTCTGAAGGGTTTGAACGACTACGGGATCCTGATGGACAAACAGGAAGCCACGACTCTCTTTCAGCACTTCGACCGCGACGGCAGCGGATCCATCGACTTCGACGAGTTCCTCTTCACTCTCAGG CCGGCCATGTCCAAGGCCAGGAGGGAGGTGGTCATGCAGGCGTTTCGGAAGCTGGATAAGACGGGCGACGGGGTGATCACCGTCGAAGACCTGCGGGGGGTTTATAACGCCAAGTACCACCCCAAGTATCAGAACGGGGAGTGGACCGAGGATCAGGTGTTCAGGACGTTCCTGGACAGCTTTGACTCTCCGTATGACAAAGACGGAAAG GTGACCAAAGAAGAGTTTGTCAACTATTACTGCGGCGTCAGCGCCTCCATTGACAGCGACGTCTACTTTATTCTTATGATGAGAAACGCCTGGAAGCTCTGA
- the capslb gene encoding calcyphosine-like b isoform X3, with protein sequence MAGTSRHDREMSMNAKRQLNQCSDPVERLRLQCLARGSSGIKGLGRTFKIMDDDKNRSLDLKEFLKGLNDYGILMDKQEATTLFQHFDRDGSGSIDFDEFLFTLRPAMSKARREVVMQAFRKLDKTGDGVITVEDLRGVYNAKYHPKYQNGEWTEDQVFRTFLDSFDSPYDKDGKD encoded by the exons ATGGCGGGGACGTCCAGACATGACAGAGAGATGTCGATGAACGCCAAGCGGCAGCTGAACCAGTGTTCAGACCCGGTGGAGAGACTCCGGCTGCAGTGTCTCGCCAGAGGATCGTCCGGGATCAAAGGTCTGGGCAG AACCTTCAAAATAATGGACGACGATAAGAACCGCTCGCTGGACCTGAAGGAGTTTCTGAAGGGTTTGAACGACTACGGGATCCTGATGGACAAACAGGAAGCCACGACTCTCTTTCAGCACTTCGACCGCGACGGCAGCGGATCCATCGACTTCGACGAGTTCCTCTTCACTCTCAGG CCGGCCATGTCCAAGGCCAGGAGGGAGGTGGTCATGCAGGCGTTTCGGAAGCTGGATAAGACGGGCGACGGGGTGATCACCGTCGAAGACCTGCGGGGGGTTTATAACGCCAAGTACCACCCCAAGTATCAGAACGGGGAGTGGACCGAGGATCAGGTGTTCAGGACGTTCCTGGACAGCTTTGACTCTCCGTATGACAAAGACGGAAAG